The Xiphophorus hellerii strain 12219 chromosome 3, Xiphophorus_hellerii-4.1, whole genome shotgun sequence genome segment agaacGTCTGCTGCgttcagatatttttaattttcccctTCTTCCACATGACTGCCATGAGAGTAAATTATTAATCACATTCTCTCTGTGTCACATATGGGGGGGGTTACTGTGCTGTAAATAAATTTTCCTTCTTGCCTCTGAATTTTAAGGGATATTTGTCAGCACGTGTAATGTGGATGTGAGATGGTTTCCATTTGACATCCAGCGCTGTGAGCTGAAGTTTGGCTCATGGACTTTTGACGGCTGGCTGCTGGACATCCAGATGAGGGAGGCAGATGTGTCGGGGTACATGACCAATGGAGAGTGGGACCTTATGGGTACGACTGCATAGAAACTGGGCTGGAATATAATGCATCTGTAAATATTCACAGATTAATTAAACCTGTCAGAATTCAGAGTATCTTCCCTCAGCTTTTCATTAATTACAAAAGGCAGCATTTTAAATCCTGCTGCTTGCACggaattttaattaaaaatttatattcagccatatttttgataaattccGCTCCTGCGCCACATTTTTTCTCATGCCTCGCCTGTAACcgcacaaaacacaaaacattttattagttgCATCAGTCACGTTCTGCTgcagaacaataaaatgttgtgcCGCATCTTTTTATTTCCCTGTCTTTTCAGAGGTCCCCGGAGGTCGTAATGAGGTTTTCTATGACTGCTGTGCAGAGCCGTACCCAGATGTGACGTTTGTGGTAACGCTAAGAAGGAGAACCCTGTTCTATGCTCTCAACCTGCTCATCCCATGCGTGCTCCTGTCCTCCATGACCCTGCTGGTCTTCCTGCTCCCCGCCAACTCGGGGGAGAAGATCAGCCTCGGTGAGATACCACAGCTGAAAAGAGGCGGTGGGATGGTGTGATGAAATGAAAAGGACACACTGTGTGTGAGAGCATGGATTTAATGTCTAATCTCTTCGTGTCTAGCTGTGCGTACAGTGCcctgtaaatgtatttatatccACGAGCTTTGTCACAGTAAACCCATaaactttatatattttactgggattttatgtgaacaacataaagtagtgcaaaatggtgaaggtaaaaaaaatgcttcctttttccaaattttaatgactaaaaaatgtaaaagtctggtgtgcatttttatatatttcccTTTACTCCAAAATAAACATGCACTCAGACATTAAGATAAACTGAAAgcaaaatacagttttgtttctaaataattCTGCTGTAGTATAGAATAACttcaaacctaccaagacatgacCATCTAGCTAGAGCAGCAGGTTGAGCAAAAGGGGGAATGTTTTACGttcgaaaaaacacaacaacacactACTTTGTTGGCTTAAgaataaaaaacccaaataaatatACTCATGTTTTAGATTGCAACCTAATGTGAAAGAATGCAAGGAACATGAATACATTTGAgccattttaaattgtttttgttctaatCTTGCCCCAGGAACATTAAATCATAACTTTGTACTTTATTAAAGCAGAATGAACCAATGGAAGGAAAGTGGTGACAATGACAGAAAGGTTAAAAAGATGAACTAAGTACAACCTTTTGAGTGTCAGGAAGATGGATAATTGAGGCAATCAAAcacataataaatatttcactgtgGTCCATTCCTGTATCTCCATACTTAAAGGATGGTATTTTTTCTCACTATGACTCCCTGGTGTCCTGTGTCTGCCTTCAGGCATCACCGTTCTGCTTTCTCTAACTGTCTTCATGCTGATGGTTGCAGAGATAATGCCCGCCACTTCCGACTCCGTGCCACTGATCGGttagttgtttctgtttttatgcataCCGGTGCATCATATCTGGATGTTGTTGTCTTTTGTGGTTACTAACATGTGTGCTTCAGGTCAGTACTTTGCCAGCACCATGGTGATTGTTGGTATGTCGGTGGTAGCCACAGTCATTGTCCTCCAGTTTCATCACCACAGTCTGAATAGTGGACAAATGCCACGCTGGGTGAGTTTTTCACAACATCAGCTCATTAAATGGATGTTTCCAGTAACAAGGAGGGAATTTCAAGTCaaaagtttgaatatttttgcaagacttTTGATTGTTTAGTTGTTACTGCAGAAATAAGACAGTGCACTACCACTGCAAAGTCTGCTAAATCATCAGGAGGACTATTTCCAGTAAACTCTGAGTTTAATTTGCCTCATCCTATAAGAGCAGCTTTCTCATAAAGGGCTTTTGCTCTTTCATTGACCTCAATGGTGCCTGTTAACTGCAATTTcttaattacattaaaaactctgaaaatggCCACTTGAAAACACTTATTATCCTGGTATGATGGACATcaattatgttattttactgtGCCAGCCTGGGCAATGGTTAAAAGGAACTCATAAATGCTGACTAATAAATATTGCTGATGTtgtattttgtagtttttaaaatcatgagCCCTTCTTTGATGGAAATAGTGGACAAATCATATCCAACTACTTAGGTGCCCAACTTTATTTACatggtttctttctgttttgtaatttgcaatggacaaatataaaaatacaaaatgtttcttattcAACAAGAGACAAAGGCAGTTTTTATATGAATCCCTTTCTAATGACATAAGGCAACATTAGAAACAGGTCCAGAAAAAggaaatatgttatttatttgttagtTGTGCCATGAAgaagttttcttttgcttttataCATAACGCACTATGGTGGGAAATAGCATTACTGTGTGCTGAGTAGGTATCTCTTGCTTGCAGTGGAAAATAGGAAGTTTTTTGCAGGACTGTACTACAATTTTTCCCTCATTCAATTCTTGCATCTTAATTAGTTTTGGGGCTAAAGGAGTGTCTCGTTTATGCAGGAACCACCAAACTAGAGATCATGCAAATTTAAGCCAATTGCAGTTGCTTAAATTTGTGATTGTACTTGTCAATCACATATGTATTGTGACTGTATTGTGGTGTCATTGACCTTCAGGTGCACTTGGTTCTGCTGCAGTGGGTTCCTTGGTTTCTGCGCATGAAGCGACCAGGAGAGGGAGCAGAACCCACTCTATCCAGCAGCCAAGCAGACTCTCACAGCAAGACTCTATCCTCTCCGAcgaccaccaccaccaccaccatccccATCCCTATCCCAGCTTCTTCCATCCTGCCACAAAGTCTCGGTGCCCTGCAGGCGAGCTTGGCACAGCTTAGCCACCCTCTGTCCCACCAACTTCCTCAACGCCCCCAGGTTAATATCCAGCCTAATGCAAGCTCCAATCCACCACCTCAGCCCAATGGTCATTTGCCTTACATGGGCTTTCAGACCTTCCAGACCACAGCAGAACTAGAACCTGTTCAGAGGTGCCGGACTACCAGCCATGGGCGGGCCAACAGAGGATctggtggaggaggagaaggagatgAAGGGGCAGCAGTAGGAGGAGGTGCGGTGGGAACGATTGGAGATATACCAATACATCAGCACCTCCAGTCTTCAAAGTTTGTGAACCCCCCACTGGAAACTCTAGTATCTCCAGACCCTGAGCATACAGGCGCAGCCACTGGACCCTGTGGCTTAGATCCTGGGGGTGGGAGATCAGCTGCCCTACAGAGCCACAGTGGGATGATTCGATCTGTTGCTGTGGACAACCAGCTACAGGCTCTTCTAACGGAGGTGCAGTTCTTAGTGGAACGCGTTCGCGAGCAGGACCGTCAGCTGAGTTTAGCAGAGCAGTGGCAGTTCGCTGCTGCCGTCATCGACCGCCTGTGCCTGGTCGGATTCAGTGTTTTCAACATCATCTGCACAATTGCTATCCTCATGGCTGCTCCTAACTTTGGGATAGCTTTATCAAAAGACTTCCTCTGAGAGATAAAGAAGCAAGTCGGAGAAAGAGGGTGGTGCGATGAGACGCTGATGGTAGcacaattttgattttaaaagcgGGAAAGGACTATTCTCAGTGACTCAGAAACTTTAGAGTTAATTTTCTTATGggacatactgtatatagaaCTCATTATGTAGCATatgtgaaaataatcaaatctgACTTGAATTAAACTTGTATAAAGACTAGCATTTGTAAGATTATGCCCAGTTGAGAGCAGTACAGGGTTACATTTATTCTTGTGTGTCTTCATTTCAACTataaattgtgacattttgaaattatgCAGTTGGTTTGCCTGCTTCCACTGGGCTTTGCACTTTCTGAAGGTTTTGGTTTAATCTCTATGTCGAGGCCTGCCAACAGCAGCCGTCAGCTCTTACTCATTAAGCTAACTAGCTGAACATGGCAATCAGACACCCATCAGTTAAAGCCAATGCTACATGTGCTAATGAACAGCAAATCTTTGATCCATCAGGGCGTAAACCTGGATAACCTGTGTCAAACTGTAGAGATTGAGGAATGTTTCCTTGCATCTGGGataatgaagaaataaacatatatccACTGCCTTAATGACTCTTAAgataatgtttcaaaaatagGTGTTGAACTTTTTGCCACTCTGTTATAGCGCTGTCCTAGAGTCACAGACCACATACAGAGAAGCATAGAAACACTTGGAATCATGTAGGTGTAGCTTTTCTATGAAAATAACAGGTAAAGCCCTCAACTGCAGTGGTATCTATACATGCTCACTGTACACAACTCCATTGGTGAAAAAAAGCATGTTGATGCTTgttggaatatatttaatattttctaggAACATATTTTAGTAATGAAAGTGTCTTGATGTTTCTTGTGAGTAGAAACTAGCTGCCTAAAttgtgcaggtgtgtttttgagcAGTTTTTTCCATATAAATGTTCTTCATAACTTGGAGCTTATGGGGACCTCTTCGATGGCCTCCAATTTTCAATTGAGTTTAATTCAAGTGATTGATTGGCTCAttctttcagttttagtttctttctcTGAGGCCAAttgatggttttgttggttgTGTGTTTGGGATTACCTGGCTGGTAAAGTATCTGTCCCTATTTAATATTATCTGACTTTCTTATTAATAATGTCCGTGTACAATTACACTTTTTATCCTTATTAGCATCTTTAAGTACCATAGGCTGAAAAACAGTCCCACACCATGATTATATCACCTACCAACTTTAGTGTCGCTATGGTGTTTTGGGGGGCTAATGTGGAATGCCACTCCTCCCCCAAATTAGGTATATCAGATTTAATCTGACAGAGTATAATTTTCCAGTATTGCAATGACTTATCCAAATATTCTacagcaaacaaaaatgctTCAGAATGCTTTTTCTTCAACAGTGGAGTCTTGCACTGAGTGGACATACAGGGCTATACAGTTAGGTGATTTACTTATCTCCCTGAAGTTCTCTGTGACTGATTTTTGATTGTTGGACAGCTCTGctgataattatttttgactCTGATTAAATTATATTGTTTCCACTTTCAGATTATGGTTGCTCTGCTCACTGGAACATTTGGATGTTCAGACGTATGTTTTGATTGCTATTTGTTTGCTCTGCAACTAAGGTGAAGGGGCTAAGAGAGAGCTTTTCTCTCAACAAAGCATGACTTTTGTGTAATAACTGGGTGATGATGACCTATGAAACactcaattaaaaatacaaaagttatGATTAAGTAGCTTTGATAGAAGCAGGGCTGCTTTCTAAATACTGACATATTTCAGCTTGTTTCTTGGCAGTCTGTGGTGTTttgctgttcattttcttcatgtttttaacaCCCTGTTTCACTCTATTTTTTTATACTATCTAATTTAtggcagtttttgtttttatctatttGCAGGTGTGGGTAACATCAGTTGTTAATGACATATAGCGAGAACATATCTATTATGAAAAACACTGACGTGTGCAGTGGGTGTTTTCACATAAGCTAGCAATTTGAATGACTGACCCACGGGTGCATCCATAAATGGCCAGTGAAGCTATTACAGCATTTGAATCTTGGTCAAAAGCTTGGTGTCTGTATGCCAAGAGAGGATTGTGATGTTGGCTACTAGAAAAATGCTCTCTTGCACTATTTTTCACAACCTTTTACATAAATATGAGGGTATAAGCAGACATGGGCAAACATCTTTTCATAAGCTGTCCTTCTAATACCACAAAGTATAAGCATCGTCTACATTTTTTCTATACAAAGAAGGGAAAAATGAGACTACTCTCAGCACTCTGGGTGTGCAATTATAATCTGTTGAAAGCAGGTCCTCTAGTCTAATGGGGTCTGTAGtgctaattaaattattaaatcaaaGTTCATATTTGAATTAATACATAACACATTAAGAATTAAAACCTAGATCTGGCCTTAatgcaattatttaaaaaaaaaaaactttacagtgGAGTTTATAtgttaaaaagctttaaacaaCATATAAAGTTTGatcaaaacagcaaataaaagtgCATAAAATTAccatattgatttattgttgggACGTGTTTTGGTGCTTTCTTAACTTAAAAAGTGATCTAAAAGAAGGGGGAATGTGACCAATTTAAGTTTGTCTTGTTGCTTTCAGTTTGTGAATGATAAAAGCAGTACTTCTAACAAATGGGCAACATTTACCAAATGCAGTCCAGCCACAGCTCTGTATGTACTGAAATATCATCCAGGCAAGATGCCCAGGAACTCTGAGTTTGGCTCCatgtgctgtaaaaaaaaatttcaggaTGCGTATCAGATTGTATAAATCCCTGAAGTTATTAATGTGAATATAAAGGGCAGAGGAGATGAGACTAGAACACATTTTTGCATCACTTTAGTTGGTTTTGGTGCAGGAGTTTAATTTCTGTGGAGCATAAAGCAAACAGATAATTCCTCTAAAATGTTCAGTATAGTGCTATGGAAGGTGTTGTTTATTCTATTCATTAATGTGATTCAGCGCCTGACACTACTACTGACATGCTGGGAAAAGATGTGCGCAAAAGCCTTAAAGTAAAATAGTGTCATGAAGACGTGGAGAAGCAAATCTTTGCTGCAGTGATGTCAGAAGACTTTTATTCTCCACAAAGTGTGTCAAAGTTCGGTTGTCTCCCAGTcttatttttcacagtttaggTTGTTTTTAGATTTGATAGTTGTGGATCTGTGGATATGGGTCAGTTTCCTGAAGATCAACATGTCTGTGGCCTACTTATTTCAATTGTTCGCTTGTCTTTTTCATCTTGAAGAGTAGTAAAGGCTAACATTTGTGGCATCATACACCttaaggaaacaggaagtgatagATGACCTGCTGAACTTTCCTATCAACTTAATAAAGTTAACAGGAAGCGTATAACAAACAAAGCCATGGCTTCAATTGCAACTATTATATATTATCAGTGGTATAAATGAGCGTGGCActgtcaagtcaagtttatttattttatttgataaatactAATAATCATTAGCTTAGACTATCATTTGAAATCACTCTTCCTCTAGACTCTGGGTGTCATGGTGGGTGGTAATTTTCTGACCCAAATGTAATATAaagatttgaaatatttcactcaaTGGTTGAATATTCAtagaatataatattttattaatagaaATAGAATATTCTATAAATATTCTATTCATACATTATGtgaatttcactttctgaaatgggagaaatttctttttaaacttgtttttggtatttatatttttgagatGTACCTGTAGAGCATATTTAAGTGGTGGAATGTCTCAGAGGAAAGTTTGGCCACAAATAAATTTAAGCTGTCCATTCCATTTGACAGCTTTAGCAGTTTTTTCACAGGGACATGTGTGTATTTAAAAAGCTGGTAGACATTTCTTCCAATTCACACTTAAGCACCTCTTGGTGCTGGTCTAACAGAAGATTGCTatgaaatgcattgaagtttgcAGTTTTAAGGtgataaactgtgaaaaagtttggaaaagatTATTACTTTGGTAAATGCTTAAACCTGGTACAGAAGTATTCAAATACAGACTTAAATGTGAGTATTTCAAAGTACTGTCTCCTCAGTTTCATTTTCTAACTTGGCTTCCCCATGAGCAAAATTTTGAAAGAGGATGCAGAATTGGGACAGCGGTAGTGAGGGAGAGGGAGCGGTAGTGAGCCTGGGAGGAAAGGAAGGATAGAGGAAATGAAGCGCAGCAATAAAGGAAAGGCAGAAGGAAGAGAGAGCTTTGCAGAGATGGACGGAGATGATGCAGAATGAAAGGAGGGAACGAGGTGTCTTCATGGGTTGGTTGATAGAAAGAGACGAGGGAGCAAAAAAATGTGCTGAGGGAGCAGGTTGGGACCAATAAAGTTTTTAACTGATTGGTCAttaatgagagagagagagaagtggAGAGGTTGAAAGGAAAAGGAGAGACTCCGCCTTCCCTCCTCCCCTGTCTCCTTGTAGATGCTGCAGCTGCTAAACTGCGCTTAGACCAGCATTTAAGGGTGACTGGACATATATTCAGAACTGATAGAGGCTGTCTTTAACAAGATTTATGCAAAGGACATTGGCAAAAattccagttttaaaatgattgaccATGAAATGATGCAAACACTTTATGATAATAGAATTTGGCTAATTGACATCTTGGCAGAGAAATAATCATACTTTTGACTTTGATGCTATTAATTTGACTTTAAACTTCTTCATTTCAAGCATGCTATGTAAGAGATACCCTGGGGGAAGTCAGTGGCCTACTGAACTCCTTTTGTCTGCATACGACAAGTGCGGCTGCTGAGAATTGCACCACAGCAGAGGTAATAAATTTTCAGAGGCTCTCCTCCTCCACAGACTCAGTCATCCACCTGCTCTGTGTCGACAGCTCATGCGGAGCTCTTTGTTCAGAGGAGAAGTGAGCCGAGTCGTGCAACACAGTCCAACAAGCAGGAGGGCGGGATGCAGAACATCTGTCTTTGGTGTCAGTGGCCCACTGCGATCTGTGGCTGTAGATGTCCCACTCatttgcacaaataaaaagcagaaactaAATCCCAGAGATGGTGTTAGAGTGTGGGGCCCCGCTGCAGGCTCAATGCGGTAATCACTAAAACTCCTGAAGCCGACTCCAGATTTCATGCACACAACCTGTTAACAcactgctgttgctgctgtacAGCCCTGTCAgttctggtgctgctgctgtccatgaggagaaaataaacacatggagagaatttaaaaatatacaacaaatgGTCCAAGGTGCAAACtgcacaacatttaaaaacacctTGTTTTCTTCATTCCATACAAAATCATTTTGACCCACTGTGTCTGTTTAACTGTGTCTTTATTCTCGACTGAACCATTTCTTAAAGAAAGCACCTTTTGCTCAGTCTTTGTGTTTCCTAGATATAACTTTAGGTTTGGACAATAAATTGGTAACACTATAAATCGGGTATCATGTGTTCGATATCAATAGATAACCCATAATAGGTTTTAGCTGATCAACCTCTCATAACGAGCTAATGAACGTTGGCGGCATCAACTAGATCACTAGCCTaccaacaacctgttgagtaacttgtgcagcagTAGTTTCATGTTTCGCACCATGCCTccaaactgcttaaaaataaacagcaatggTGTGGAGTGAAACTGTAAatgaaacaggaaaggtcacgcaaccagtttggcagtattctggatatttaaaacaaaatacaaatcaataattatcaatagaCCATTATCAATAGTCTGGTTTGAAACACTTACATCGTtatacgtttttcagccatattgtccagccctacttTAGGTACAGCTATTGCTGCCACTAACTTTGTCTACTTGGTTTTTCTTTCTATGTAAAAGACTCCTGGCTCTGTGCTTTTCTGTTTAACTCCGTCCCATTTAACACTCCTTGTTATTTTCCGAGATCCTGGCTCGCTGTCTTTTTGTTTCGCTGAGTCCTATTCTTGGATAGTGTTATCAAAGGGACTTGTCATTATTTTCGTACAGATGAGGATAGAGTTCTTCTCTAGGTTCAAGTTTCCGTCTTTGTCAAAATCCTAATTAAGGAGTTACAATGCTAATGATCTAAGCCAGAAATGTTGGTACCCAGACCTTTGGTGAAGAACTGCATATGTCACCTCCTGTTAGGTCTTGAATAATTGATAGGAACTTCTCTTGCTTGGTTAGAACAGACTGTTTTGGTTAGGGTCTTTTCAGGCTCCACTTGTTTGGAAGTAGCACTATGTAAATACACAGAATTAAAACGGAATTGAATTTAAGCAATGCTGGATACTCCAACAAGCAATAATAAAATGAGGCACTACAGTAATAATGAATCAGTTTTGTAGTTTAGCCACTTGTCAGTTTGGTTTTTCCTTCCATCTATTAGAGCAAGACACATTCAATTATCAAGTTTGCCACTACAGTAAACACGCAGGCTATCATAGTCAAAAGAAGGATGTCCTCGCAGCACGGTAAGGATTATGGCCCCTGGACACAATTCTCAAAATCTAGAGCTATTAAATCttatataaacagttttattcatCATAGAAAGCAGTAAAATTTTAGAAATCCAAGTTGGCAGCAAACTCAAATCACTTACATGACACCTCACAGTACAGGACCCACgtatttgaaatgtttgctgaTCAATATTCAAATCTTCAGGGATAATATCCTGCACCAACGACAGTCAATAGCTATTAATTACCAGGTGCAGACACTTGATGCAGATCGATGTGGAACAACCATTTTGCAGCCTGTTGGGTAATTGTCTCCCAGATCTCATTAAAAGTCGGCCGGATTGGGAGAAATTAAGGAGGGGCAATGTGatgaaaggaaaagagaaaacagatgtGGGCACACAAAGTAGAGCAGAGAATCTGCATAAAATCAACTAACTCTGCACGCCAGGCAAAAACTGTGCATAACTTTGGGATTTTGGCAGTACTTCTCTCCTGGCTCCAACCTACTGGTTTTCTCTCGAGCTTCagcgcaaaagaaaaaaaaaaaaaaaa includes the following:
- the LOC116717191 gene encoding neuronal acetylcholine receptor subunit alpha-7-like isoform X2, whose product is MRQAVAFWLLILATLLRGSVQGPHQRYLLKELMRDYNPMERPVANDSQALTVHFSFTLIQVMDVDEKNQILTTNAWLQMWYDHYLQWNQSEYPGVKNLRFTPDQVWTPDILLYNSAHDKFDATFKTNVLVNSSGFCEYLPPGIFVSTCNVDVRWFPFDIQRCELKFGSWTFDGWLLDIQMREADVSGYMTNGEWDLMEVPGGRNEVFYDCCAEPYPDVTFVVTLRRRTLFYALNLLIPCVLLSSMTLLVFLLPANSGEKISLGITVLLSLTVFMLMVAEIMPATSDSVPLIGQYFASTMVIVGMSVVATVIVLQFHHHSLNSGQMPRWVHLVLLQWVPWFLRMKRPGEGAEPTLSSSQADSHSKTLSSPTTTTTTTIPIPIPASSILPQSLGALQASLAQLSHPLSHQLPQRPQVNIQPNASSNPPPQPNGHLPYMGFQTFQTTAELEPVQRCRTTSHGRANRGSGGGGEGDEGAAVGGGAVGTIGDIPIHQHLQSSKFVNPPLETLVSPDPEHTGAATGPCGLDPGGGRSAALQSHSGMIRSVAVDNQLQALLTEVQFLVERVREQDRQLSLAEQWQFAAAVIDRLCLVGFSVFNIICTIAILMAAPNFGIALSKDFL
- the LOC116717191 gene encoding neuronal acetylcholine receptor subunit alpha-7-like isoform X5 — translated: MRDYNPMERPVANDSQALTVHFSFTLIQVMDVDEKNQILTTNAWLQMQWYDHYLQWNQSEYPGVKNLRFTPDQVWTPDILLYNSAHDKFDATFKTNVLVNSSGFCEYLPPGIFVSTCNVDVRWFPFDIQRCELKFGSWTFDGWLLDIQMREADVSGYMTNGEWDLMEVPGGRNEVFYDCCAEPYPDVTFVVTLRRRTLFYALNLLIPCVLLSSMTLLVFLLPANSGEKISLGITVLLSLTVFMLMVAEIMPATSDSVPLIGQYFASTMVIVGMSVVATVIVLQFHHHSLNSGQMPRWVHLVLLQWVPWFLRMKRPGEGAEPTLSSSQADSHSKTLSSPTTTTTTTIPIPIPASSILPQSLGALQASLAQLSHPLSHQLPQRPQVNIQPNASSNPPPQPNGHLPYMGFQTFQTTAELEPVQRCRTTSHGRANRGSGGGGEGDEGAAVGGGAVGTIGDIPIHQHLQSSKFVNPPLETLVSPDPEHTGAATGPCGLDPGGGRSAALQSHSGMIRSVAVDNQLQALLTEVQFLVERVREQDRQLSLAEQWQFAAAVIDRLCLVGFSVFNIICTIAILMAAPNFGIALSKDFL
- the LOC116717191 gene encoding CHRNA7-FAM7A fusion protein-like isoform X6, coding for MQWYDHYLQWNQSEYPGVKNLRFTPDQVWTPDILLYNSAHDKFDATFKTNVLVNSSGFCEYLPPGIFVSTCNVDVRWFPFDIQRCELKFGSWTFDGWLLDIQMREADVSGYMTNGEWDLMEVPGGRNEVFYDCCAEPYPDVTFVVTLRRRTLFYALNLLIPCVLLSSMTLLVFLLPANSGEKISLGITVLLSLTVFMLMVAEIMPATSDSVPLIGQYFASTMVIVGMSVVATVIVLQFHHHSLNSGQMPRWVHLVLLQWVPWFLRMKRPGEGAEPTLSSSQADSHSKTLSSPTTTTTTTIPIPIPASSILPQSLGALQASLAQLSHPLSHQLPQRPQVNIQPNASSNPPPQPNGHLPYMGFQTFQTTAELEPVQRCRTTSHGRANRGSGGGGEGDEGAAVGGGAVGTIGDIPIHQHLQSSKFVNPPLETLVSPDPEHTGAATGPCGLDPGGGRSAALQSHSGMIRSVAVDNQLQALLTEVQFLVERVREQDRQLSLAEQWQFAAAVIDRLCLVGFSVFNIICTIAILMAAPNFGIALSKDFL
- the LOC116717191 gene encoding neuronal acetylcholine receptor subunit alpha-7-like isoform X1, with product MRQAVAFWLLILATLLRGSVQGPHQRYLLKELMRDYNPMERPVANDSQALTVHFSFTLIQVMDVDEKNQILTTNAWLQMQWYDHYLQWNQSEYPGVKNLRFTPDQVWTPDILLYNSAHDKFDATFKTNVLVNSSGFCEYLPPGIFVSTCNVDVRWFPFDIQRCELKFGSWTFDGWLLDIQMREADVSGYMTNGEWDLMEVPGGRNEVFYDCCAEPYPDVTFVVTLRRRTLFYALNLLIPCVLLSSMTLLVFLLPANSGEKISLGITVLLSLTVFMLMVAEIMPATSDSVPLIGQYFASTMVIVGMSVVATVIVLQFHHHSLNSGQMPRWVHLVLLQWVPWFLRMKRPGEGAEPTLSSSQADSHSKTLSSPTTTTTTTIPIPIPASSILPQSLGALQASLAQLSHPLSHQLPQRPQVNIQPNASSNPPPQPNGHLPYMGFQTFQTTAELEPVQRCRTTSHGRANRGSGGGGEGDEGAAVGGGAVGTIGDIPIHQHLQSSKFVNPPLETLVSPDPEHTGAATGPCGLDPGGGRSAALQSHSGMIRSVAVDNQLQALLTEVQFLVERVREQDRQLSLAEQWQFAAAVIDRLCLVGFSVFNIICTIAILMAAPNFGIALSKDFL
- the LOC116717191 gene encoding neuronal acetylcholine receptor subunit alpha-7-like isoform X4, giving the protein MRQAVAFWLLILATLLRGSVQGPHQRYLLKELMRDYNPMERPVANDSQALTVHFSFTLIQDEKNQILTTNAWLQMWYDHYLQWNQSEYPGVKNLRFTPDQVWTPDILLYNSAHDKFDATFKTNVLVNSSGFCEYLPPGIFVSTCNVDVRWFPFDIQRCELKFGSWTFDGWLLDIQMREADVSGYMTNGEWDLMEVPGGRNEVFYDCCAEPYPDVTFVVTLRRRTLFYALNLLIPCVLLSSMTLLVFLLPANSGEKISLGITVLLSLTVFMLMVAEIMPATSDSVPLIGQYFASTMVIVGMSVVATVIVLQFHHHSLNSGQMPRWVHLVLLQWVPWFLRMKRPGEGAEPTLSSSQADSHSKTLSSPTTTTTTTIPIPIPASSILPQSLGALQASLAQLSHPLSHQLPQRPQVNIQPNASSNPPPQPNGHLPYMGFQTFQTTAELEPVQRCRTTSHGRANRGSGGGGEGDEGAAVGGGAVGTIGDIPIHQHLQSSKFVNPPLETLVSPDPEHTGAATGPCGLDPGGGRSAALQSHSGMIRSVAVDNQLQALLTEVQFLVERVREQDRQLSLAEQWQFAAAVIDRLCLVGFSVFNIICTIAILMAAPNFGIALSKDFL
- the LOC116717191 gene encoding neuronal acetylcholine receptor subunit alpha-7-like isoform X3; this encodes MRQAVAFWLLILATLLRGSVQGPHQRYLLKELMRDYNPMERPVANDSQALTVHFSFTLIQDEKNQILTTNAWLQMQWYDHYLQWNQSEYPGVKNLRFTPDQVWTPDILLYNSAHDKFDATFKTNVLVNSSGFCEYLPPGIFVSTCNVDVRWFPFDIQRCELKFGSWTFDGWLLDIQMREADVSGYMTNGEWDLMEVPGGRNEVFYDCCAEPYPDVTFVVTLRRRTLFYALNLLIPCVLLSSMTLLVFLLPANSGEKISLGITVLLSLTVFMLMVAEIMPATSDSVPLIGQYFASTMVIVGMSVVATVIVLQFHHHSLNSGQMPRWVHLVLLQWVPWFLRMKRPGEGAEPTLSSSQADSHSKTLSSPTTTTTTTIPIPIPASSILPQSLGALQASLAQLSHPLSHQLPQRPQVNIQPNASSNPPPQPNGHLPYMGFQTFQTTAELEPVQRCRTTSHGRANRGSGGGGEGDEGAAVGGGAVGTIGDIPIHQHLQSSKFVNPPLETLVSPDPEHTGAATGPCGLDPGGGRSAALQSHSGMIRSVAVDNQLQALLTEVQFLVERVREQDRQLSLAEQWQFAAAVIDRLCLVGFSVFNIICTIAILMAAPNFGIALSKDFL